From one Stieleria sp. JC731 genomic stretch:
- a CDS encoding PSD1 and planctomycete cytochrome C domain-containing protein — protein MCNLDLRSLWLSIMVCGVASSMASASDAKEAFDFEGRIAPLFEEHCVECHSADDQNGGLRLDHASALSAEVDSGKAPIVSGDPKASELIRRVNSDSEDDRMPPDGPKLTGEEIESLRQWIRSGADWPKQASEDSEDEATSHWAFQPRQQVAIPVDETGWASTDIDRLVAARRQKAGLSVAADADPIVLLRRATYDLTGFPPTPAEVDQFENSVKQDGLKNAFSQLIERLLASPSYGERWGRHWMDWVRYADTAGDNSDYPIPQAYLYRNYIIDSLNRDVPYDQFVAEQLAGDLMPADTQEQRNRQTIATGYIAMARRFGSLVERYPWHLTIEDTIDNVGRTMLGMTISCARCHDHKFDPVTTREYYGLYGFFASTQYPFPGIELFQTQQNFVSLMDDEATKKHLAEYQGKTDQLTKELKKQLERCRDQALVNAEREKDCSIDEKRQMREQLDGMLIKARHAGEKLAGHLKKIPDYPSAYAVSEATPTDARIQIKGEPTRPGGAVGRAFPSVLGGQVLDPEAAKSSSGRLELAQWITAVDNPLFARVFVNRVWQKHFGTGLVASTNDFGLRGDLPSHPELLDYLATEFINSGYSLKQLHRSMMNSRVYQISSIGDEANAKTDPNNRLFWRFNRQRLDAESLRDTLLVLSGQLDPVPQNEPYPFPDKTAWEFTQHHPFKGDYPNHKRSVYQMTKRLTVGTYLQTFDGADPNVCTGQRDQSVTSLQALYFFNDEFLHEQSIAFAKQLISEVAEQKQRTTAMFKKVLARQPSEAERELVAQHIRQATTAIDEQQSGKSADLATDVDERELLAWASVVRGMFRLNEFLYLD, from the coding sequence ATGTGCAATCTCGATCTGCGCTCGTTATGGCTTTCGATCATGGTGTGCGGCGTCGCGTCGTCGATGGCGTCAGCATCAGACGCAAAAGAAGCGTTCGACTTCGAAGGCCGCATCGCACCGCTGTTTGAAGAACATTGCGTCGAATGTCACTCGGCGGATGACCAAAACGGTGGGCTTCGCCTGGATCACGCTTCGGCGTTGTCAGCCGAAGTCGATTCCGGAAAGGCACCCATCGTCAGCGGTGATCCTAAAGCTAGTGAGTTGATCAGACGGGTAAATTCCGATAGCGAAGACGATCGAATGCCACCGGATGGGCCAAAGCTTACCGGTGAAGAAATCGAATCCCTTCGTCAATGGATTCGCTCCGGAGCTGATTGGCCTAAGCAAGCGTCGGAGGATTCGGAAGACGAAGCGACATCACATTGGGCGTTCCAGCCTCGGCAGCAGGTTGCGATTCCCGTCGATGAAACCGGGTGGGCATCGACAGACATCGATCGTTTGGTCGCCGCACGTCGTCAAAAAGCAGGGCTGTCCGTTGCCGCAGATGCGGATCCAATCGTGTTGCTTCGACGGGCAACGTATGACCTGACGGGCTTCCCGCCTACGCCGGCAGAGGTCGATCAATTCGAAAATTCGGTCAAGCAAGACGGACTGAAAAATGCGTTTTCGCAATTGATCGAACGGTTGCTTGCCAGCCCAAGCTATGGCGAACGTTGGGGGAGGCATTGGATGGATTGGGTTCGCTACGCCGATACGGCTGGTGACAATTCGGATTATCCAATCCCGCAAGCCTACCTGTACCGAAACTACATTATCGATTCACTGAATCGAGATGTCCCGTACGATCAGTTTGTTGCCGAACAGTTGGCTGGTGATCTGATGCCAGCGGATACTCAGGAACAACGCAACCGTCAAACGATCGCAACGGGCTACATCGCGATGGCAAGACGTTTCGGATCGTTGGTCGAACGGTATCCTTGGCATCTGACCATCGAGGATACGATCGACAACGTTGGTCGAACGATGCTGGGAATGACGATCTCGTGCGCCCGTTGTCACGATCATAAGTTCGATCCCGTCACGACCCGTGAGTACTACGGACTGTATGGTTTCTTTGCCAGTACCCAGTATCCGTTTCCCGGGATCGAGTTGTTTCAAACACAACAGAACTTCGTCAGCTTGATGGATGACGAAGCGACGAAAAAGCATCTGGCGGAATATCAAGGCAAGACGGACCAACTGACCAAGGAATTGAAAAAACAACTGGAACGTTGCCGTGATCAGGCACTGGTCAATGCCGAACGTGAAAAGGATTGTTCGATCGATGAAAAGCGTCAGATGCGAGAGCAGCTTGACGGCATGTTGATTAAGGCTCGACACGCGGGCGAGAAGCTGGCAGGACACTTAAAGAAGATTCCTGACTATCCAAGTGCTTATGCGGTATCGGAGGCCACGCCAACTGACGCCAGGATTCAAATCAAAGGTGAACCGACTCGCCCAGGCGGGGCCGTTGGGCGGGCCTTTCCCAGTGTATTGGGAGGGCAGGTTTTAGATCCGGAAGCTGCGAAGTCTTCCAGCGGACGCCTGGAATTGGCACAGTGGATCACTGCCGTTGATAACCCGTTGTTTGCAAGAGTTTTCGTCAATCGAGTTTGGCAAAAGCATTTCGGGACCGGCTTGGTCGCATCGACCAATGATTTCGGACTGCGTGGCGATCTACCATCTCATCCAGAATTGCTGGACTATCTCGCGACAGAGTTTATCAACAGCGGGTACTCTCTAAAGCAACTTCATCGATCGATGATGAACAGTCGTGTTTACCAAATCAGCAGTATCGGAGACGAAGCCAACGCGAAGACAGATCCCAACAATCGTTTGTTCTGGAGATTCAATCGGCAACGGCTCGATGCGGAATCACTTCGAGACACCCTGTTGGTTCTGTCCGGTCAGCTAGACCCCGTTCCGCAAAATGAGCCCTACCCCTTCCCTGACAAAACGGCGTGGGAGTTCACACAGCATCACCCGTTCAAAGGTGACTATCCAAACCACAAACGCAGCGTCTATCAAATGACAAAGCGTCTGACGGTCGGGACCTATTTACAAACCTTCGATGGGGCCGATCCGAACGTTTGCACGGGGCAACGTGATCAGTCAGTCACATCACTGCAGGCACTCTATTTTTTCAATGACGAGTTTCTCCATGAACAGTCAATCGCATTCGCGAAGCAATTGATCAGCGAGGTGGCGGAACAGAAGCAAAGAACAACTGCGATGTTCAAAAAGGTTCTCGCTCGACAACCGTCCGAAGCGGAACGCGAGCTGGTTGCCCAGCATATTCGCCAAGCGACGACTGCAATCGATGAACAACAAAGCGGCAAGTCAGCTGATTTGGCAACCGATGTTGATGAAAGAGAACTGCTAGCCTGGGCAAGCGTCGTGCGTGGGATGTTTCGATTGAACGAATTTCTTTACCTGGACTAA
- a CDS encoding DUF1501 domain-containing protein — translation MNDHLKEQTRRQLFQACGIGLGKISLASMLASDLVAREVPADPAASQSGLHHAAKAKRVIYLFMAGAPSQLDLFDYKPKLVELEGKPIPPSVIAGQRYAFIQPNAAVLSPRFKFSQHGESGAQVSEVMPYLSEVVDDVAFIRSVHTDQFNHAPAQILVNTGSGLPGRPAMGSWLTYGLGSETNDLPGFVVLKSGGNLSGGAAMWSNGFLPGEHQGVPFRASGDPILHVANPQGISNDSQRATLDLLSKLNQRRLDNLKIDAIHSRIESYEMAYRMQARAPELMDFADETDETLSMYGISRQDNGSFAKNCLLARRLVERGVRFVQLYHAGWDHHSNVEGGLKGQCKQTDQGCAALLKDLKRLGMLEDTLVVWGGEFGRTPMVEASAALGRTLGRDHHPQAYTMWMAGGGVKPGQTIGQTDELGFHPTEDPVHVHDIQATILHQLGINHERLTFNYAGRDFRLTDVHGHVVKKLVG, via the coding sequence ATGAACGATCACTTAAAAGAACAAACCAGACGGCAACTCTTTCAAGCTTGTGGCATCGGACTGGGCAAAATTTCGCTCGCTTCGATGTTGGCATCCGATTTGGTCGCTCGTGAAGTTCCCGCTGATCCGGCGGCAAGCCAATCGGGCCTTCATCACGCTGCAAAAGCCAAACGAGTGATTTATCTGTTCATGGCTGGGGCTCCCAGTCAATTGGACCTGTTTGACTATAAGCCCAAGCTTGTTGAACTTGAAGGGAAGCCGATCCCACCATCGGTGATTGCGGGGCAACGCTATGCGTTCATTCAGCCCAATGCCGCCGTTCTGTCGCCTCGGTTTAAGTTTTCACAACATGGCGAATCCGGTGCTCAGGTATCCGAAGTCATGCCGTATCTATCGGAAGTCGTCGATGATGTCGCGTTCATCCGCAGCGTCCATACCGACCAGTTCAATCACGCTCCGGCACAGATTCTTGTGAACACGGGTAGCGGTTTGCCAGGACGACCCGCAATGGGATCTTGGCTAACGTATGGGTTGGGAAGCGAGACGAACGACTTGCCAGGATTCGTGGTGCTCAAAAGTGGCGGAAACCTTTCCGGCGGTGCCGCGATGTGGAGCAACGGTTTTTTGCCTGGCGAACACCAAGGCGTTCCCTTTAGGGCGAGCGGCGATCCGATTTTGCACGTGGCGAATCCACAGGGCATTTCGAATGATTCTCAGCGTGCGACTTTGGATCTTCTGTCGAAACTGAATCAGCGAAGACTCGATAATCTAAAAATTGATGCGATTCATTCCCGGATCGAGTCTTACGAAATGGCTTACCGGATGCAGGCACGTGCACCCGAGTTGATGGATTTTGCCGATGAAACGGACGAAACTCTGTCAATGTACGGCATATCTCGCCAAGACAACGGATCCTTCGCCAAGAACTGCTTGCTCGCGCGACGCTTGGTTGAACGTGGTGTTCGTTTTGTACAGCTTTACCACGCCGGATGGGATCATCACAGTAATGTCGAAGGTGGCTTGAAAGGTCAATGTAAACAGACCGACCAAGGCTGTGCGGCACTACTGAAAGACTTAAAGCGGCTTGGGATGTTGGAGGACACGTTGGTTGTTTGGGGTGGCGAATTTGGGCGGACGCCAATGGTCGAAGCTAGCGCCGCACTGGGAAGGACACTCGGCCGCGATCACCATCCACAGGCCTACACGATGTGGATGGCCGGAGGCGGAGTTAAGCCAGGACAGACGATCGGCCAAACTGATGAACTGGGATTCCATCCGACCGAAGACCCCGTCCATGTCCATGACATTCAAGCAACGATTCTGCATCAGCTTGGGATCAACCATGAGCGGCTTACATTCAATTATGCTGGGCGAGACTTTAGGCTGACTGATGTGCATGGACATGTTGTCAAAAAATTGGTGGGATAA